ATCATCTCTTATACGGTAAAAAAAACTAGACTCAAGTAGCTCTTTGCTTTCAGCAATTTTTTTGGAATAACtgaataaacatatatatgtacaCGATTCTGGATAGGTGCCTGTATATATAGCCGAGATCGCTCCACAGAACATGAGAGGAGCCTTAGGTTCAGTAAACCAGGTTTGGCATATGTTTATATTAGAttcacttttctttttgttgcatTTTATgatctgattatttttttaacattaacaTTAAAACATTGGATGTTTTTGTGTTTATAGCTTTCTGTAACAGTTGGGATAATGTTGGCATACTTACTCGGTCTCTTTGTTCCATGGAGAATTCTTGCAGTTTTGGGTTAACTCTTGATAACATTTTGAACTTGTCTTTACAGAAACCATACGGTCTAATCACACTTTCTTGATTGTCTTGTTTTGTCATTAGGAGTATTGCCATGTACATTATTGATACCGGGTCTTTTCTTCATTCCTGAATCTCCTCGGTGGCTGGTAAGTCTTTATAACCCATATATTGGTTGCattatttctttattaattattctctttttttttcttgttgtgtTTGTGTCATGTATGTAGGCAAAGATGGGTTTGACAGATGATTTTGAAACTTCCTTGCAAGTTCTTCGTGGTTTTGATACTGACATTACCATTGAGGTTAATGAAATCAAGGTATTGACTAAAGTGAAACATGACACTGGTTTCATTATGTTCATGATTGCTGAATGGGTTGTTAATTTTATCAATATACAGAGATCTGTGGCCTCATCTGGCAAACGTTCTGCAATTCGGTTTGTGGACCTCAAGCGTAGGAGATACTATTTTCCATTGATGGTACAGTACTTACTCTCACCTCTGGAAGCTAAACTGTGAGAGAAGCTCACATGTTTCGTCTAATATATGTGTGTTACAGGTTGGTATAGGACTGCTTGTACTTCAACAACTTGGAGGAATCAACGGTGTCTTGTTCTATTCGAGTACAATTTTTGCATCTGCAGGTAAGAGTCTCAAACCTTTGTCTTTGACTTTTGGAACGTTCCTTAGAGATAATAAACATTGCTTCTCTGTTCCATTTGTTTTTTTCACTTAGGGGTCTCATCGAGTAATGTGGCAACATTTGGAGTTGGTGCTGTTCAGGTAATGTAACTTCAATCAATATAGCGTCAATATAGAAGACATTTGATTTGGTTTATAACCCTCATCTGTTCCTTCTAAACCAGGTAATGGCCACTGCAGTAGCTACATGGTTGGTTGATAAATCAGGTCGCAGACTTTTGCTCATGGTGAGGATTATTTGAGACTCataagatttaattatatatgcaaACAAAATATTAGTTGTTCCTCTTAAAATGCAGATCTCTTCTATAGGGATGACGATTAGCCTAGTGATTGTAGCAGTTGCGTTTTACCTTAAGGTACTCTATAAActtttgagaaaatatttttaaaatgtagaGTTTCACTTCGATACCAAGTTTGTAATCTCTTGTTAGGAATTTGTATCACCTGATTCCAATATGTACAACATTCTAAGCATGGTCTCTGTAGTTGGAGTTGTGGTAAGTTTCTTGTATATAAACATTCACACATTgttataccaaaaaaattagCATTTGTGCTTAATCTTGCttacttttcttcttcttttcaggCTATGGTTATTGCTTGCTCTCTAGGAATGGGACCAATCCCATGGCTGATTATGTCTGAGGTATCAGAATATTAAGCATGCtacttgatgttaaaataagAGCTAAATCTAATCTCTTATGTTTGCAATAACAGATTCTTCCAGTGAATATAAAAGGTTTAGCCGGAAGTATAGCAACTTTGGCCAACTGGTTCGTGTCGTGGTTAGTCACAATGACAGCAAATATGCTCTTAGCATGGAGCAGTGGAGGAACTTTTACTCTCTATGCTTTGGTCTGTGGATTCACCGTGGCCTTTGTGAGTCTTTGGGTTCCTGAGACTAAAGGCAAAACACTTGAAGAAATTCAAGCATTGTTCAGATGATTCTatacaaggagaagaagacagaCAACATACATTTTTCACTTTTGTTTTTGTCCATTACAGATCATTCTTTTGTCCTCTCTTTGTCTTTATTTCCTGCTTTGTTCAGCATGTTTTCCACCAGCTATTTTGCAAATtccataataaaaaatagaattattttGATCCACAACTTTAGTTAAAATATCCATActtccattttattttattttcatttattattttgtgaaTTTGTCATTACACAACTAAGAACTGAACACATGATGCATGACCTCAAGAAATGTAACTCAAAAATATCACAAAAAACTcccaaaacattataaaaacAACAAGAACATTGACATTTGCCAAAGACCAAAAACAGAACACAACCATGGGTACTGATTAGTCTCTCCAATTCCCTCAAACAAAGCCTAATAACTTAAGGTTACAGGATACTTATCAATACAATCTTCCCAAGGACTGTCCTTAGACGGTTTCACATTCCTCAAAGCTTCCCAAACCGCACTGTTACACTTAAACCCACTCCCAAACGCAATCTGCCAAACCCGGTTGCCTCTCCTCATCCTTCCTTTAGCCTCAATGTAAGCCAGCTCATACCAAATGGAGCTAGAAGACGTGTTCCCGAACCTATGAAGAGTCATCCTCGAAGCCTCGACATGAACCGGCGAAAGCTGCAGATTCTTCTCCAACTCATCTATCACAGCTCTTCCACCAGCATGGATACAGAAATGCTCGAACGCAAGTTTGAAATCCGGAATATACGGTTTAACCTTACCGTTAAAAAGCTTCTTCACAACAAGAGTCAGGAAGAAGAGAATCTGCTCGCTTATCGGTAACACAAGAGGACCCAACGTGGTGATATTAGTCTTGAGAGTCTCCCCAGCAATAGCCATCAGCTCTTTCGACAAGGACACACCGGTTCTCCCCGTGTCGTCCTGTTCTTGATACACGCAACGGAAAGCCTTGTCGTCTGCTCCACGGTGTGTCCTGACCACGTGCGAAAGCCTGTACTTGGACCTTCTCTTGTCCCTAGACTTGTTGGACAGCAGAACCGCGGAGCCTCCGACGCGGAACAAGCAGTTAGGAATCAACATTGCTTTCTTGTTACCGAAGTACCAGTTCTGAGTAATGTTCTCCGTGGAGACAACAACCGCGTAAGTGTTCCTATGCACTAACAACATATCTTTAGCGAGATCCACCGCGATGACCCCCGCGCTGCATCCCATCCCGCCGAGGTTGTAGCTTCTGATGTTACCCCTAAGCTTATACTTATTCACGATCATCGCCGACAGCGAAGGCGTCGGGTTAAAGAGACTACAGTTCACAACCAAGACCCCAATATCCTTCGCCTTCACGTTCGTGTTCGTGAACAGCTTATCCAACGCGCCGAACATGACCTGCTCAGCTTCTTCTCTAGCGGCGGCCATCGAGATCGTGGGCGGGACGTGGTGCATAGCCTCGGGGAGGTACGTGTCCTCTCCCAGACCAGACCGCTCGAGGATCTTGCGCTGGAACTCGAGGGAGGACTCGTCGAAGTCTCCGGTGAGTGTAGAGTGGTTCATGAAGCGAGAGACGGGAACCTTGAGGCGGTCAGGCGGGAGGTAACAGGAGAAGTCCACCAAGTAAATGGGCCTGGGCCGGGTCATTACGTAGACGGTTAAACCGAAGACAAGGACGGCGGAGCAGGCGATGATGCTGACGAGATTGTACTGGAGATGGATCCAGAGCTGGCGGAGATCTTCCGGGTCGGTCTGAGACGCTTCGACGGAGATAACGACGGCGAGGGGGAGGAGACAGAGAGCCAGGAGATTCGAGATTAGGTAATGGTAGCCTAGCTTCACGTACTTGAGATTCACGCTCTGGAGAAAGTCCGGTAGGATCCGGGTTTGTCGGATCTGTACTCCGACTGAACCGTCACCGTGTCGTGAATCTCCGGCACCGTCCATGGTTGAGAGATGAGATTTGTTGAACTGACGGAACAAAGAgagtctttgttttttttttgtacggGGGTGTAAACTGGAGAATGCTGTCTTTAAAAAATTAAGGAACGTAAAGGAGACAACTTTGACGATGacccaccaaaaaaaaaatcagagagatTGGATTTGAACAAGACAGAGATGTTAGAAGCAAAGGAGAGGAAAGGAACAGAAGGTGGTAGATCTAGTGGAGGgtacacgttttttttgtttgaaaaaggAATATTGACGAAGCATACAAGCAGCAAAGCAAAAAACAGAGTGGAGAGAAGAGAACCAAGAGACGTGAGGCATGTGCGCtgtgttttttgttgttgttccttttctctttttatttattttttggtactTTGGAATTGTATTTAAAAAGATATTATTAGCATCTTGAGAATAGATTCTGTATGACTCTGTATctgtaaaaaaatgttttgattttctttcttatttagaaaatgtttgatCGTGTCCCAAATTGGCCGCATATTCCTTTTCTTACGTGAACAAaactaacttttttttggttaagttGTAATTTGATAAGTTCATAAACTGATTAATTTTCGTGATATATTAGAGTGGAACAGAGAAGGGTAACTAGTATACTACTAAtagtaaaatccaaaaaacaaaaactgaaaaGAGTGTGAAAAAGTTACAATCCACAGTCCACAATAAA
The window above is part of the Brassica napus cultivar Da-Ae chromosome C8, Da-Ae, whole genome shotgun sequence genome. Proteins encoded here:
- the LOC106368914 gene encoding sugar transporter ERD6-like 4; the protein is MSNRDDTEEGRSDLRRPFLHTGSWYRMGSRQSSMLESSLVIRDSSISVLACVLIVALGPIQFGFTCGYSSPTQAAITKDLGLTVSEYSVFGSLSNVGAMVGAIASGQIAEYMGRKGSLMIAAIPNIMGWLSISFAKDTSFLYMGRLLEGFGVGIISYTVPVYIAEIAPQNMRGALGSVNQLSVTVGIMLAYLLGLFVPWRILAVLGVLPCTLLIPGLFFIPESPRWLAKMGLTDDFETSLQVLRGFDTDITIEVNEIKRSVASSGKRSAIRFVDLKRRRYYFPLMVGIGLLVLQQLGGINGVLFYSSTIFASAGVSSSNVATFGVGAVQVMATAVATWLVDKSGRRLLLMISSIGMTISLVIVAVAFYLKEFVSPDSNMYNILSMVSVVGVVAMVIACSLGMGPIPWLIMSEILPVNIKGLAGSIATLANWFVSWLVTMTANMLLAWSSGGTFTLYALVCGFTVAFVSLWVPETKGKTLEEIQALFR
- the LOC106368911 gene encoding 3-ketoacyl-CoA synthase 4-like, giving the protein MDGAGDSRHGDGSVGVQIRQTRILPDFLQSVNLKYVKLGYHYLISNLLALCLLPLAVVISVEASQTDPEDLRQLWIHLQYNLVSIIACSAVLVFGLTVYVMTRPRPIYLVDFSCYLPPDRLKVPVSRFMNHSTLTGDFDESSLEFQRKILERSGLGEDTYLPEAMHHVPPTISMAAAREEAEQVMFGALDKLFTNTNVKAKDIGVLVVNCSLFNPTPSLSAMIVNKYKLRGNIRSYNLGGMGCSAGVIAVDLAKDMLLVHRNTYAVVVSTENITQNWYFGNKKAMLIPNCLFRVGGSAVLLSNKSRDKRRSKYRLSHVVRTHRGADDKAFRCVYQEQDDTGRTGVSLSKELMAIAGETLKTNITTLGPLVLPISEQILFFLTLVVKKLFNGKVKPYIPDFKLAFEHFCIHAGGRAVIDELEKNLQLSPVHVEASRMTLHRFGNTSSSSIWYELAYIEAKGRMRRGNRVWQIAFGSGFKCNSAVWEALRNVKPSKDSPWEDCIDKYPVTLSY